One region of Armigeres subalbatus isolate Guangzhou_Male chromosome 3, GZ_Asu_2, whole genome shotgun sequence genomic DNA includes:
- the LOC134227631 gene encoding uncharacterized protein LOC134227631 translates to MWCHAVANFSGIPDLLQLSTSGVRLHRVYSSTHGKYLVAAGKENYVPIFDLAAGPAQEMWTTGLSADSYGSGRIRDAVNVIIFTSLSPSSIVDGRRPIEVTEETSSASAMVMASGSSPSKQFVDVQSDWQSGNISVAVQQRE, encoded by the exons ATGTGGTGTCATGCAGTAGCAAATTTTTCCGGAATTCCGGATTTGCTCCAACTGTCGACGTCCGGCGTCCGTCTTCATCGCGTCTATTCCAGCACCCACGGAAAGTACCTCGTTGCTGCTG GTAAGGAAAACTATGTTCCGATCTTCGATCTCGCTGCGGGTCCTGCTCAAGAAATGTGGACAACCGGACTGTCAGCTGATTCATACGGCTCTGGCCGGATCCGGGATGCTGTGAATGTGATCATTTTCACTTCCTTGTCGCCGTCATCAATCGTCGATGGCCGTCGACCAATCGAAGTAACTGAGGAAACCAGCAGTGCCTCTGCAATGGTCATGGCTTCCGGATCGTCCCCAAGCAAACAATTTGTTGATGTCCAATCCGACTGGCAGTCGGGGAATATATCGGTTGCAGTACAGCAGAGGGAGTAA